A single region of the Planctomycetota bacterium genome encodes:
- a CDS encoding phage terminase small subunit P27 family — MPRGRPPKPSTVHWLNGDPSRTRRYEVEPSGAAGLPDKPADLGKVASSKWDELVPLLSEMRVLTRSDAEVLRLYCETFARYIEASKSIADGGMTTCNDSGTVAKSPYVAIVQDCSQLMAKLLIEFGFSPAARARMRMKAPEAKPVSKWDGKLKVRRA; from the coding sequence ATGCCCCGTGGTCGCCCCCCTAAACCGTCGACGGTTCACTGGCTGAATGGCGACCCGTCGCGAACGCGACGCTATGAAGTCGAGCCGAGCGGCGCCGCTGGCCTGCCCGACAAGCCGGCCGACCTAGGCAAAGTCGCTAGCAGCAAATGGGACGAATTGGTGCCGCTGCTGTCTGAAATGCGCGTTCTAACGCGCAGCGACGCAGAAGTTTTGCGGCTGTACTGTGAAACATTTGCCAGGTACATCGAGGCTAGCAAGTCGATTGCCGACGGCGGAATGACGACCTGTAACGACAGCGGTACGGTCGCGAAGTCTCCCTACGTCGCGATCGTCCAAGATTGTTCGCAGCTCATGGCGAAGCTACTGATTGAGTTCGGTTTCAGCCCTGCGGCTCGGGCGCGCATGCGAATGAAGGCACCCGAGGCGAAGCCAGTCAGCAAATGGGACGGCAAGTTGAAGGTTCGCCGAGCATGA
- a CDS encoding HNH endonuclease produces MTAQRIKQHRPAIAPARVATTAERSEDKRFYASARWRRVRLIALARDPICVRCGRAASEHVHHKQPRKDRPDLAFDLNNLEGVCQPCHNAEPVR; encoded by the coding sequence ATGACGGCCCAGCGAATCAAGCAGCATCGGCCAGCGATCGCGCCGGCCCGAGTCGCGACGACGGCCGAGCGGTCGGAAGACAAGCGGTTCTATGCTTCGGCCCGTTGGCGCCGGGTTCGGCTAATCGCTCTGGCTCGCGACCCTATCTGCGTCAGGTGCGGCCGAGCGGCCAGCGAACACGTTCACCACAAGCAGCCGCGGAAAGATCGACCCGACCTGGCGTTCGACCTGAACAACTTGGAAGGGGTTTGTCAGCCCTGCCATAACGCCGAGCCGGTTCGCTAG
- a CDS encoding RusA family crossover junction endodeoxyribonuclease: MSLELPYPPSINHYWRHVGRRVLISQAGREYRAKVVRELAALRVETLSGPLCVELGVCPPDNRDRDLDNILKALFDSLTKGQFWQDDKQVRRLVVDWYDPTPDDAGAVTVTASPLERKARR, translated from the coding sequence ATCTCACTAGAGTTGCCCTATCCGCCATCAATCAATCACTACTGGCGACACGTCGGCCGGCGGGTGCTGATTAGCCAGGCGGGGCGCGAGTATCGGGCAAAGGTCGTTCGCGAGCTGGCTGCGCTTCGCGTTGAGACACTCTCTGGCCCGCTGTGCGTCGAGTTAGGCGTATGCCCGCCCGACAACCGCGATCGCGACCTGGACAACATCCTAAAGGCTTTATTCGACAGCCTGACAAAAGGCCAGTTCTGGCAGGACGACAAGCAAGTTCGCCGGCTCGTCGTCGACTGGTACGACCCGACGCCTGACGACGCCGGCGCTGTCACTGTGACGGCAAGCCCGTTGGAACGAAAGGCAAGGCGATGA